ctggaatctgaaacaaaaccagaaaatgctggaaaatctcagcaggtctgatagcatctgtggagagagaatagagccaacattttgagtctggatgacctttcgtcagagtatTTGTGTGAAGTTTGGAACAGTGCAATCTGATGTCATGGCATTTACTGTAAAAACAATTTTTGGTGGGAATAGGGGTACTTTGTTAGCAACATCTTCTATAAATTAACAATTGGTTTCAAGTTAAACTATGTCAGTAAATATATTGATGATGCATTAATTTCAATTCAGCTCACTTCACTTGAGTAAATAAAATATGTAAATTGTACAATGTGCCCACAAACAATATTGTTGAAGCCTGACTAGTTACATTACACAAATGATGTTTACTCAGTGCCAGCAGCAACAGAAACCACAGTATTTTTGGATAATGTGGGCTGCAGTGTCAGATTGATATTCCAGATTATTGATAATGACCAAAAATGTTATTTAATTTAAGTTTCCACAGGCAAGAGTGAAAGTGGTCCAACAGTCCTGCTAATAATCATGACAGTGGCAATTTTCATCGTTGTATCAGTTGTGTACGTGAGGTTCAAGATTTACTTTGTCCTTTGCTTCAGAGACTTCATGTCCAGGGATGAAACTCTAGAAGGTAAGATTATAAAAAGAAAGCCTACATACAGATAGTATTTTGGTTTAATATCAAAAACAGCCCAACTAAATCAAACAGGGCTAGGAATGGAGTGCTTGTGTCAGACAGGGATAGAATAAATCGTAGCAGAAAGTGCTAGCATCACCTGTATCAGACAGGGCTAGCATCACCTGTATCAGACAGGGCTAGCATCACCTGTATCAGACAGGGCTAGCATCACCTGTATCAGACAGGGTGAGCATCACCTGTATCAGACAGGGCTAGCATCACTTGTATCAGACAAGGCCAGGCTCACCTGTATCAGACAGGGCTAGCATCACTTGTATCAGACAAGGCCAGGATCACCTGTATCAGACAGGGCTAGCATCACTTGTATCAGACAAGGCCAGGCTCACCTGTATCAGACAGGACTAGGATCACCTGTAACATGTCTCAGACGGGGCCAGGATCACCTCTATCAGACAGGACTAGCATCACTTGTATCAGACAAGGCCAGGATCACCTGTATCAGACAGGACTAGGATCACCTGTAACATGTCTCAGACGGGGCCAGGATCACCTGTATCAGACAGGGCTAGCATCACTTGTATCAGACAAGGCCAGGATCACCTGTATCAGACAGGACTAGGATCACCTGTATCATGTCTCAGACGGGGCCAGGATCACCTGTATCAGACAGTTCTGGCATCACCTGtatcaaaagccacacaagctttcggagctccaagccccttcttcaggtgagtgggaattctgttcacaaacagggcatataaagacacaaactcaatttacatgaataatggttggaatgcgaatacttacagctaatcaagtctttaagatacaagcaatgtgagtggagagagcatcaagacaggctaaaaagatgtgtattgtctccagacaggacagccagtgaaactctgcaggtccaggcaggctgtggggattacaaatagtgtgacatgaacccaatatcccggttgaggccatcctcatgtgtgcggaacttggctatcagtttctgctcagcgactctgcgccgtcgtgtgttatttgtaatccccacagcctgcctggacctgcagagtttcacttctttttagcctgtcttgatgctctctccactcacattgcttgtatcttaaagacttgattagctgtaagtattcgcattccaaccattattcatgtaaattgggtctgtgtctttatatgccctgtttgtgaacagaattcccactcacctgaagaaggggcttggagctccgaaagcttgtgtggcttttgctaccaaataaacctgttggactttaacctggtgttgttaaacttcttactgtgtttaccccagtccaacgccggcatctccacatcatcacctgTATCAGACAGGGCCAGGATCACCTGTATCAGACAAGGTTAGGATCACCTGTATCAGACAGGGGAAGGACCAACTGTTTCAGACAGGGCTAGCACCCCCTGTTTCAGACAGGGTTAGCATCACCTGTATCAGACAGGGCTAGGATCACCTGTATCAGACAGGGCGAGGATCACCTGTATAAGACAGGGTTAGCATCACCTGTATCAGACAGGGCTAGCATCCCCTGTTTCAGACAGGGTGAGCATCACCTGTATCAGACAGGGCTAGGATCACCTGTATAAAAAGACAGGGCTAGCATCATTTGTATCAGACAGGGCTAGGATCACGTGTATCAGATGGAGCGAGCATCACCGGTATCAGACAGGGCGAGCATCACGTGTATCAGACAGGGCTCGATTCACCTGTATCAGACAGGGCTCGATTCACCTGTTTCAGACAGGGCTCGATTAATCTGTTTCAGACAGGGCTAGCATAATCTGTATCCGACAGGGCTAGCATAATCTGTATCCGACAGGGCTAGCATCCCCTGTTTCAGACAGGGCTAGCATTGCCTGTATCAGACAGGGTTAGCATCACCTGTATCAGACAGGGCTAGCATCCCCTGTTTCAGACGGGATTAGGATCACCTGTATCAGACAGGGCTAGGATCCCCTGTTTCAGATAGGGTGAGCATCACCTGTATCAGACAGGGCTCGATTCACCTGTTTCAGACAGGGCTAGCATCATCTGTATCTGACAGGGTTAGCATCACCTGTATCAGACAGGGTTAGCATCACCTGTATCAGACAGGGTTAGCATCCCCTGTTTCAGACAGGGCTAGCATTACCTGTATCCGACAGGGCAAGCATCACCTGTATCAGACAGGGTTAGCATCCCCTGTTTCAGACAGGGCTAGCATTACCTGTATCCGACAGGGCAAGCATCACCTGTATCAGACAGGGTTAGCATCCCCTGTTTCAGACAGGGCTAGCATCACATGCATCAAGCAGGGCTCGATTCACCTGTATCAGACAGGGCTGGCATCGCCTGTATCAGACAGGGCTAGCATCCCCTGTTTCAGACAGGGTGAGCATCACCTGTATCAGACAGGGCTAGCATCCCCTGTTTCAGACAGGGTGAGCATCACCTGTATCAGACAGGGCTCGATTCACCTGTTTCAGACAGGGCTAGCATCATCTGTATCTGACAGGGTTAGCATCACCTGTATCAGACAGGGTTAACATCCGCTGTTTCAGACAGGGCTAGCATTACCTGTATCCGACAGGGCAAGCATCACCTGTATCAGACAGGGTTAGCATCCCCTGTTTCAGACAGGGCTAGCATCACATGCATCAAGCAGGGCTCGATTCACCTGTATCAGACAGGGCTGGCATCGCCTGTATCAGACAGGGCTAGCATCACCTGTATCAGACAGGGCTAGCATCACCTGTATCAGACAGGGCTAGCATCACCTGTATCGGACAGGGCTAGCATCACTTGTATCAGACAGGCCTAGCATCACCTGTATCAGACAGGCCCTAGCATCACTGGTATCAGGCATTACCTGTGTCAGAAAGAGCTAGCATCATCTGTATCAGACAGGGCTAGCATCACCTGTATCAGACAGGGCTAGCATCACCTGTATCAGGCAGGGCTAGCATCATCTGTATCAGACAGGGCAAGGATCACCTGTATCAGACAGGGCGAGCATTACGTGTATCAGATAGGGCTCGATTCACATGTATCAGACAGGATTTGGACCAACTGTTTCAGACAGGGCTAGGATCATTCTCATTAGATAGGGTTTAGATCACCAACTTTTATACACAAACTAAAATATCCTGTTATGAATTTTAAGTATACATGTGTTAAGAATCCCACTGTTGTTAGATGCGATGTTATTCCAAAACCCAGAGTGTAACATGGAACACTGGTTCTTAAGAGTGTGTTTTGTCAATTTGGTATGATGTGAAGACAAATATACAAACCAGTAAAGGAAAGGCCCAATCTTGTTTTAACCGCAAAAAAATGTTTATGAATATGTAAAAACACACAACAAAAAAGGCCTCAATACAAAACAAAGTTATACAAAACTACAATAATAGCTATACGCAGGTACTGTATTCTGGAATTAACCCAATTCCATCTATCTATGTTGCTGAACTCTGAGACATGTCTCTTGTCCCAACACAATCATCCCATACAGAATAACTctgagctaaatccagcaaatGATTACCACCCACaagttgggggcgattctcccagcccactgtgctgctctatcATCTTTATTGTACCCTATTTTTGAATCTTTACTTTAGCTTTTGATACCAGCAACATACATTAGAAAATACCTCATTTATTATTCAAAGGATTTCCAAAGGTCTAGGTTTTAATAGTTCCATCATGCTACCCAACTTGTTTGTTCATTATTCCCCTTGCTGCTCCTTGTCCCCAAAGAGAAAAGTAATATTTACATGTATGTAAATGCAAAAATAATAGGGGCATTGGAGATACTTACAGAAAGAAGTGATTTTGAACATACTCTGTAGTCTAGCCAAGGAACCACCAATCCTGTCATGAATAGATTAAATAAGttttcacaatttaaaaaaaaatcacacttcCAGCCTATGGGagaacttaaagtttaaagttaaaatttatttattagtgtcacaagtaggcttacattaacactgcaatgaagttactgtgaaaatcccctaagcgcctgttcaggtacaacaaaatttagcatggccaatgcactgtagcagcgtgtcttttggactgtgggaggaaaccggagcacccggaggaaacccatgcagacacggcaataacgtgcagactccacacagactcacctaagccgggaatcgaacccggtccctggcgctgtgaggcagcattgctaaccactgtgccaccatgctgcatcaGGGCAGCTGGCCTACCGGCCACAGGAAACTAAGAAAGAAAGAGTTTTGGAGATCTAAAGTGATGGGTGTGAGGAAGTCAGAGAGGCACATGCTCAGTTTGTTCCTGATTAATGCTGATGCTTCGAACTTAATTTTCAGACAATAAGGAATATGACGCCTATGTGTTGCTTCTTAAGAGCCATGAAACTCTCCTCAGTGCTGAGGAAGAAACATTTGCATTGGAACTATTACCTGCAATTCTGGAACAAAAGTTTGGTTACCGACTCTGCATTTTTGAACGTGACGTTCTTCCAGGAGGAGAAGCAGTCCTGCTCCTCCTGGTCATACAAACATGAAGATAAAACTATAAAACTACTTTTGGCATCTCCATCAGTTGGACGACAACTGATACTTCAGAGCATGCACGGTACACACCCAGCCCGTTTAAACTAAAAATGCAACAGGTGTCCTTTGCATGTCATAGTATTTTAAGTGAATCTATCACATTATTCAGTTTTGCCTAGCTGTAGGCCTGGGGGAGCAGTACCATGGCTATGGCAATGGTAAAATGTTTTGGAGTTGTCACTGGTCTGTTTTCATTAGCTAGCAGGTCTAAAATATTAGGTCAGCAACTTTTCATAGCACACGCTCTCACAACTAAAATCTTCCATCCAGTGCTATATATCCACTTATAAAGAAGAAACCATTACATTTTATCTTCTTGTTTTTCTTTAACTATACGGATTAATGTTGATGCTCCGAACTTAATTTTCAGACAATAAGGAATATGACGCCTATGTGTTGCTTCTTAAGAGCCATGAAACTCTCCTCAGTGCTGAGGAAGAAACATTTGCAATGGAACTATTACCTGCAATTCTGGAACAAAAATTTGGTTACCGACTGTGCATTTTTGAACGTGACGTTCTTCCAGGAGGAGGTAAGGTGGATTTATTCTTTTAACTTGCAAATCACCAAATCCAAGGGATGCAAATTTATACATACCTGGTGCACAACTGaccgccattcatggctgatcataattAGGTTGAATTACATAACATATACAGCACTAAACAGACTCATTAGATTCTCTTTAAATCATCTGTATACCATTAGATTCCCTTTAATTCATCTATATACTATTTGCTTTAAGTACTCCCAGTGGTTGTGAATTTCACAGAAAACAGAAAGTAGGAAAAACAGGTCACTCTCAGGtgggcaggctgtgactagtggctaGCACAAGGGTCCTTTTGAGATATCTGTGTTGATTATATTCAAGTCTCTTGAGAATCCCCTATTTTAATAGtatctgggggttaccactgaccagaaactgaactggaccagcaatATAAATACCATGGCGACAAGAGCAGGACAAAGACTTGGGATATTGCAGAGGGTAACTGActctctgactccccaaagtcagtTCGCCATCTGCAAGTCACAACTCAGGAGTGtgccagggaggtggtggcatagtggtattgtcactgacctAGTAATTCTAAggatcagggtaatgctctggggacctgggttcgaatcccacaatggcagatggcgaaatttgagtTCCATAAAAATCTGGCATTAAATCTGGATTATGAAATGGTTGTTTTGAAAACTCACCTGATTCAGTAaattcctttagggaagcaaatctgccatcattacttaGCCTGGACGTGCCTCCAGatttgcagcaatgtggttgacttaattgccctctgcaaTGGTCTGGCAAGCCACTCGGGCAATTAGAAATCCagcaatgaatttaaaaagtcactattcaagaagttcaacaccatctagGGCACATcatcccgcttgattggcatcccatcttcaacattcactccctccaaaccAACACACAGATGCTGCAACTCGCCTTCTacccccacaacctctaccagcaagaaggacaagggtagcagatgcatgggaccaCCGTCACTTGCAAGTTTCCCTGCAAACCgcccacaatcctgacttggaactatattgttgttgcttcactgctgctgggtcaaaatcctggaaatctaaCCCTAACAGAATTGTGATTgcagggattgcagtggttcaaaaaggcagctcaccaccactttctcgagggcaattaaggatagatAATAAAAATGCTGCCCTTACCAGCGACATCTAtgttccatgaaagaatttttaaaaatctgcgacTGTGCCTTCAGATCCCTAGGCCCTAACTGTTGGATTTTCCACTATAAACCGCTCTTCCTCTTTTTTGATTTTTAAGTCGCTCCTTAATATTCATTAGTACTCTTTGACCAACCTTTGGTCCATCTGCCCGAATATCACATTATGTGGCTCAATGACAAATTTTGCTttatacctgtggtgaaccatcgttggttcccactaggtagtactgagccagggtctggccagtactacgagtctgtatatatgttgctgttggggttagggatgggttgttctacttgttactgttggggttagggttgggctgttctacctgtattatagttattatggtacatcccagtcgggctccgcctcctgggagaggtataaaggtcactgctctgtctgggacccctcagtctgggatcgtgtactatacatggtagcttcgttgtaatagcaaataaaagcctttatttccttgagcatctcaagcctcatgAGTAATAACGCGCATCAATACCCATCCTGGCAAGCACCTGGgaacattttaatacattaaaggctcaatttaaataaatgttttgctattttctttaaattatttgttcatctaaaatgtttattttgtttttcagCTTCTGCAAGTGACATCTTTTCCTACATTAACAAATGCAGAAGATTAATTATAGTACTATGTGCTGAATGCATGGCAGACGATAGTTCCATGTATGAATTGTTGACAGGTCTCCATCAAGCTTTAGTTGAGAGGTTAATAAAGCCAATACTTATTGAATATAATCCAATAGGAGACATTACAGCTTTGCCGCAGTCACTTCAGCTTATTTTGAGATCAAACAGGAGAGTGAAGTGGAGAAGTGCATCTCTATCACAAAATTCATACTTTTGGAAGAAGGTGAGATACCTTATGCCAGCAAAGCAGATTAAGGCATCTGAATATTCTCAAAATGGAAGAACAATTCCTTGACAGCAGAATCTAATGACCCAGGAATCATATAATTATAGATGGGAGCTCATACAGATCTCATTGTGCCTGTGACCATAGAAAGTATATCGTCAATGTCAGTAGCAAACTTTAAGATTCTGAGAAGTACCCTGCATACAAACCATAGAAGTGACTGACTAATACGAGAAACAACGGATAAGTGTAAAGAAATAAGAATTTAAGGATGGTTCATCCTGCCCTTCGCACAGATTTATCTACAATTTGTACTATCATGATCTCTACTCAGTTAATATGATCTCGAAAAAGGATGAACCAGCATGAGGTAAACTTCCATAAAAGAACATCAAACTTACATTTTCTGAACACTTGACATGGTTCacaaaaatatcccaaggcatgtCACACAGAATCAATAACATTGTGAAGTTACTGTTGATTTTTGTGTAAACAAAACACCATTTTGCCCACAGCAAGGTCCCGTCAGCAGCAATTAAACAAATGACTAGTTGATCTGTTTCTTGTGGTAGTTGAAGGAAGAATGTTGACCATAGCGTCAGAAGAGCATCCTGCTCTTCATCGAATAGCGCCATGGGGTCTTTAACCTCCAAATGAACAAATGGGACCTCAGCAATGTGAATTTTTCATTCCATTCTTAATCAGCTCTTTTCCCAGTAACTAATGAAGAGTTATTTGATTTATTTGTGACGGAAGCAAAATTCCTCCTGATTTTGTTGAAAGCATTCATGCACCAAAGATGGGAAATGGATCTGTAAAATGTTCCTGTGGCATTTAAGTATTATTGTGACAGTTCAAGTTACAATAGCAATTTACATGTAAATAAGGGGCTTTGTTGAAAATGTGTAATGTGACTTTGGTGTAAAGATTAGTTAGATTAATTCAAGGTACTGTTTGGACATGTGGCTCTCTATCCTGCCATTCATAAATAAGGTTGAAGCCACAATCCACAATAGTTACATTTgccaattttaccatctgcctatTATCTATGCACAACATATcttggggaatgggactgattaGATTAATCTACAGAGAGTCTGTGCCATATAGATGCTTTGATGAAAAGGAACTTCTTTCAGTGGAAGTATATGAAGATTTGTTTGTAGTTGAAATGTTAGTATACAAAAGTAATTTATTGGACATGGATCAACAAGCATATTATGCTCCAGAATTAATTTGCAGAGTAGCATAAGCAGACTCACTGGAATGCTTTCTGGTATGAGCAAGTACAAATACTGTGACATTGTACAAGGGAATCGAGACCATTGATGAAACATACTTTAGTGGGTTGTATAAGTTCTGCAGGTTATATACCTGTAAAATTGGTGAGCAATCCAATATGATGAGATATAAAGAAAATTAAAAGTAGAGATTTAATGCTGAGTCTACATAATACCCGAGACCACTGCACACTGTGGCTGGATGAGTGAGGAAAATCAGAATTGCCCACTCTTTTAGACGCTCCAAGGATTCTAAAAATACATTGTTCCAAAATGTCAGTGCCAACTGTTGTAATCACTAATtcaatttgcagcaatcttcaggctCAAATATTATTCACTTTATGAAACAGCACTGTCTTTCTCATTTTAACTTATCCTCGAGTGCAATATGAACATAACATCAGGACATCCAGGTTTTTAACACTACTGCCCAGGTTACTTTTACCCGTCTGGAGGCCACTATACACCAACACACTTGGGATATTGAGCTTCAAGACAAGTCGGGCCTTAACTGAGCCAAACTAAAGGGAACCAGAGAAGTAGGAAATTCCTGATTCTTGTTCCACTTCCCCATCCTCCCAGTGACATTTGCTGCCTTGTGAGGGTTTAACAGAGGTCCTATATCTTAAGAGGCATGCTGAGAATTCCATAAAGTTCCTTTGTTACTTAAATCagtctttatttttatttgtgtttTACTTTTACTGTTTACAAAATGCAATATTATTTACCTAAGTCTGCCGATCCTTCTTCATAGCCCCCTTCCTTAATATTTTTCATCTTTTCGGTGACCCCGCTTTATTTTCTATATTCCCCTTGATTTTGTATTGTCTTAGTAGCCTTAggttcactgccttttaaagtcTCAATTTAATTCCTATTTTTTTCTAATCATCCAAAAAATTAATCTTGTATTGCAACCCTTTCTGGGATTTGTCTAGTATGTACTGCAGTCTTCTACTGTTTGAATGGTTCCTATTGGTTGTCCATTGCTTTATCTGCCAAAGATGGGTCAAGTAATTTCTCTTTGTACTGGAATTTCTTTTATCCTGATGCATAGGATGTGACTGTGAACGCAACTTATTGACCCAATTTTCATGTCCCTTTTCTTCTCGTATTGCTTTTTTTAACAAATAGCTTATTATAAGTGGGTGTCGTGCTGAAGAATAAATGAAAAATTTGTGCATGCATCCTGCACTTCCCTATGAATGAAAAACAATTAATTAGGAACCAATCAAAGAATAATTATCAAAGGAGTTAACCAACTTAGTTGGAGCTTAAGGCTTAATTACAATTATGTATTCAAAGAAAGGTTCATGGAAAGGAATATTTTGTACTGTTTGTTAAATTTAATAAAATACGTATTAAACACATCACCAGTGCCTGTGTaagaaaatacagaaaatgctggaaatctcagcaggtgcagCAGCaagtgtaaagagaaacagagttaatggttgGAATTTTCTTTGGCAGAGTGGCGCAGTGTGTGGGAAAACAGGGTGGAAGCCGCTGGCCCTGAGAGTGGCTCACTCTGCCATATTGAGAGCCATTTGGTGAGAAAAATTAAGGAGCAGGTATCAAGACATCGCGCCATCAGTGCCCACTCCACCAGCAACTTATGTTTGTAAAAGAATGGGGCGCCATGTTTAAAAGGTGCCCTAATATAAAAAAATATAAAAACATCCCCCCTGCCACCATTTCccaatcatggaactcccttcccatgAAATCCCCCCCAAAACTGCCCGGGAACTGTCCCCTGGCACAACCCCCGAGTATTGCCACTGCAGTGTCAAGGGACTGTTCCGAGACATGAGCCTCTTCCCCCTGGGGCTGCATTCACCTTGGTGCCTCTGATGGGTCCTGCTCACCAGGTGCATCTCATGGAAGACCTGTTGTGATTCACCAAATGGGCACTTTATCATGAGGGTGGGATGATCAGGCATAAAGGCCTGATAATTATATTTGAATGTAATCATATGGAGAACCCAATGTTCAACGCCAGGAGACCAATTACGTCatgaatggggtgggggtgggttttggGACTTCCACGGGATTTTCTGATCCCCACTGCTATCCCCATATCTCCAAAGATGGGAGCAGCAAATCCCCCCAatatttcaagtctgtatgaccaTTCTTCTGAGTTAAAGGCTGGTAGTACCTCTGTACTTTTCCACATTATTATAGTCAGTACTAGTATTAGTTTAGTCCAATAAATTTATTATGTCGTACCATTGATGAGATTCATTGCTTAGATATTCCTGAAATTTCAGAAATAAGAGATATCATTATATAACACCTGGATATGACTAAATCAATTCTGTTGGGTTTTGCCTGGATAAATATGTCCAAACGGTCTCTGATTTGTTAATATTATGGGTGAATTGATCAGTAGGGTAGATTTTATTAATTTAGACTTCTGGTGCAGAACTTTACTCAAAACCTGAGGATTTGTGAGCATGGATCAGAAGGGCACTCTGAATTTTCCATTTATTAATATGCAAAGTCTTAAATCTCGCAATCACTTCCTGTTTATCACATTCTGGTTGTCATACTTGGTCAAGAACACTGTTGATTGGCTCAAAATAAACCAGCAGTTAATAGGGACTATCaagtttaaaaaaacaacttAATGTCTAAATAATGAGAATTTACCAA
The sequence above is drawn from the Mustelus asterias chromosome 10, sMusAst1.hap1.1, whole genome shotgun sequence genome and encodes:
- the LOC144499456 gene encoding interleukin-18 receptor 1-like, which codes for MHLLKEFDCKHNVHTGTEYVIRKVEERSAGYYLCVLPLENGGVQYNVTRLLKLTTQEPVEPFKPKLIYPVEEQIEFVLGEKREIECKAIFGYGMKEYCILYWIFNNSGNDIVYENPERFVTEDNRTSLIRPLVFTEVKAEHLNQSFKCVLDCPETNQIGNIIILERGKSESGPTVLLIIMTVAIFIVVSVVYVRFKIYFVLCFRDFMSRDETLEDNKEYDAYVLLLKSHETLLSAEEETFAMELLPAILEQKFGYRLCIFERDVLPGGASASDIFSYINKCRRLIIVLCAECMADDSSMYELLTGLHQALVERLIKPILIEYNPIGDITALPQSLQLILRSNRRVKWRSASLSQNSYFWKKVRYLMPAKQIKASEYSQNGRTIP